The sequence below is a genomic window from Armatimonadota bacterium.
GGCATGACTATGCGCCAGGAGAACGGCATCTATATGATTGGCCCCAAAAAGGAGCAAACCACCGAGGTAACTGCTCCGACGGAATGGATTCCGGAAGTTGAGACCGACCAGACGACTTCAAAAGACATTAGAAAATTGCAGATTGGGTTTATCGATGTCGGCGACCTTGCCGATATCTTTGGGGTTCAAAGTTATGGTACTAGAGCTGCTTATGGCGGCTATGGAGGATATGGTGGTGGTTATGGCGGCTACGGAATGGGAATGGGTAGCTACGGCATGGGTAGCTTCGGTTATGGCGGCTACGGAATAGGAATGGGTAGCTACGGCATGGGCGGCTACGGTTATGGCGGCTACGGAATGGGAATGGGCAGCTACGGCATGAGTGGCTATGGCGGCTACGGCTATGGTGGCTACGGTACTGGCGGCTATGGCGGCGGCTATTATCGTTAAGAATATTTGCTTGTCAGAGCCGATGTCTTTTAAGAGCGAGTATTATAGAAGTAAAATCTATAAAGCGGCATACGTTAAATAAATGAAATTCAAACCAAGTTATCTACTAACCGGGGGAGGAAATTCTATGAATTGCAATCGCGGACTGCCCGAAGCAAGAAAAAGCGTCGGGATGCTTCTGGTAGTCACAACAGTTTTGTTGCTCGGGATAAACTGCATTTTGTTCGCACAAGGTATCGTTGATCTGAGCACAGGACCACGAATTACCCTTGATGTTATTGATGCTGACCTTAGCAAGGTGGTGATGCTTCTCGCAAGGGACAGCAAGCAGAGCATTATCATAGCCGACCAGGAAAAGGCTACTGCAAAGGTAACAGCAACACTAAAAGATATGCCCTTAGAAACAGCACTCAAGCGAATCGTGGAAAGTGTTGGATGTACATACCGAAGGGAAGCCGATGGCACATATATTATTGGTGGCCCAGCGTCGGCTACAGTTCAGGCCACCTCCCAAACGAGCACTCCATCACTCAACGAGTCCTTAGGTTCAGCTGTGTGGGAAGCCGCCCTCCCGCAACGGCGGAATGTAAAGGTAGAAAAGATTCCCCTTTACTACGTCCGGCCGGTTGACATGATGTGGTTGCTGGGGTTATACCAGCATCCGCCAGAAGAAGCAAAAAGCGAAGAAAAAATAGTACCTGGGGTTCACATTCCTGGCGGCAAAACGTTCCCTCCAGTTGATGCAACTCCGCCTTTAACTGAATCGCTGAGGGCTGATTTAGATTACGCAGGGCGAGCTCCTGGTGTAAGCTTGGAAGCTGCGCAAGGCGTACCACCATCACCTCCGGGTAGGCCAACCTACACTAGACCAGGGCAGGCTCAAACACAGCCCGGACAGGCGCCAGGCCAAACTACAACAACTCAGCAGACAGGTCTTTGGCCTGAAGGTGTTGATTTTATAATGCCGTATGAATTAGACAACTCTCTTATCGTGAAGGGAACCGATGAAGGTATAGAAGAATTAGAGTCAACGATAAGACAGTTAGATTTGCCACCAAAGCAGGTAAGCATAAAGGCAGAATTCGTCGAAATAAGCACAACCGAAGCATCTTCCCTCGGTATTGATTGGAGCCTTGAAAGGGCTAACTCGTCATTCCAGACCCAATTTGGCCCTGGTGGCAATGTTATCTTTGGCTATGCTAATGGCAATGTTATGGCGACATTGCGAACTAAGCTTCTCCAAAACAAGGCAAAAATAATAAATGCTCCAATTATCTCTACTTTAAACAATGTCCCTGCGACCATCCAAGTTGGCAGGCAGGTACCATATTGGACAACAATAATAACCTCACCAGGACAAGGGCAGCTTGTTACGCAGCAGGTTCCTTTATTCCTTTCAATCAGCAGTCAACTTCTGGTGAGGCCTACAATAAACCGCGGTGACAATTCTATTACGGTTTGGATTCAGCCGGTTGTAGCAGACCAAGGAGACCCGGTAAAAGGTCCTGACGGTACGGAAATCCCTATCACAAATCAACAATCGCTCTCGACGACGCGGCGAGTTGCAAATGGCGAGACAATAGTTATTGGCGGAATTATTCGCAAATCTGATTCTACTAACGTTACCAAGATTCCACTTCTTGGCGACATTCCAATAATTGGCCCGCTATTCCGAAATGTTACTAAAAACAACACCGACGTCGAGCTTCTAATCTTCCTCACACCAAGTATTGTTCCAGAGCGGCCGGTGGCGAGCACGGAGATTGGTGTGGCGCAACCTGAGAGAAGGTCAGTTACTCCTTAAAATTAAATGAACTTGTTAGAATGTACTGGGCGGCGGAATCCTGCCGCCCACTATTATTTTCATGAAGAAATTAAAGTCATACGTTGACATATAGGGTTACGTTGTGATAACATACATCGACAGCTGAATCTAGCAACTGCCGTAGACAGTAGGTGTCTGACGACTTAAAAGGTAGCAATATACCTGCCTACCGAGGCTGGGGAAGGGCAAAGGGTTTTTACTCAGATTAAGTTGCCCAAAAAGATGTTTAAGGGATCCCGCAGTCTACGGCGATCCCTTTAATTTTTAAAGAAGGTTTTCAAGAGGGAGGTGATACATATTGCCGAAAGAAGAGAAGGTTGAAGCGGTAAGAAGGCTCGAGGAAGATATTCGTAGCTCCAGCGGTCTGTTACTTACAGATTATCGCGGGCTTAATGTCAGTGATATTACCGACCTTCGCAGGAAGCTACGCGAGGCAGGCGCAGAATACAAGGTAGTTAAAAACACCCTTTTTAAGCGAGCAGTGGCCCAGGCGCAGACGTCGGGAATTAATTTGGACGAATTACTTGAAGGCCCAACGGCAGTAGCGTTCGTTCACAATGACCCAATCACTGTGGCGAAAGTCCTAACCGACTTCATGAAAGAGCACAAAACACTTGCCATTAAAGGCGGGTATATTGAGGGCCAGGTGTATGGTGCTGCCCAAATTGAGCAATTGTCAAAGATACCAGCAAAGCCCGTACTATATGCCCAATTGCTGGGAAGTATGCAGTCACCTATAGTAAACTTGGTTGGCACGCTACAAGGCGTGATTTCAAACCTAGTCTATACTCTACAGGCAGTTGCTGACAAGAAGGCAGCATAATCCAAGCTTAAAGAGGTAGTAATTTTCGCTCAATTTGCCCATAGGCGAAATTTTAAAAGAAAATGTGAAACTAATAGGAGGTAAGCACAGTGGCTAATAAAGTTGAAGAAATCATCGAATCTATAGACAATCTAACCGTACTAGAGCTTAATGAACTAGTAAAAGCTCTGCAAGAGAAGTATGGAGTTTCAGCAGCGGCTCCTGTAGCGGCAGTTGCAATGCCAGCCGGTGGAGTTGCGCCAGCAGCTGCAGAGGCTGCCCCAGCTGAAGAAGAGAAGAGCACATTTGACGTAGTCTTAACTTCTGCAGGGGAAAAGAAGATCCAGGTCATCAAGGCTGTACGTGAGGTTACAGACCTAGGTCTTAAGGAAGCAAAAGACCTTGTTGAGTCCGCGCCACAAACAGTTAGAACAGGCGTGCCGAAAGAAGAGGCCCTTAAAATTAAAGCCAAACTAGAGGAGCAGGGTGCAACTGTAGAGCTGAAGTAAATCTAGTTTGACAAAATTCATTATAGCCGGGAGTGTTGCCCTTCTCAAAAAGGATTCACACTCCCGGCTTTTGTCGATTATTTAATTTTTTTCAAAATTATTTTGAAAAAAATTTTCTCGTCATCTCCAAAGTTATTGACAATTGATTTTTAAGCTGCTATAATAACAGTTCGTGTCTTAAGGTGGAGGGCCAAATGAGATCGAACCAATATTCATTCAATCGCACTCCTGCAATCCTCAAGGAAATCGATATCCCAGACCTCGTAGAAGTCCAACGAAATTCATATGAATGGTTTCTACGAGAAGGCTTGAGGGAGCTTTTTGAGAGCTTCTCTCCAATTTATGATTTTACTGGTAATATTTCGCTCGAACTCCTAGATTATACACTGGGAGAGCCAAAATACAGTATCGAAGAATGTCGCGACCGCGACATGACTTACGAAGCACCTATAAAGGCAAAGGTTCGGCTTACTGGTGCAGCAAAGGAAGTCATCGAATCTGAAGTATACCTTGGCGACCTCCCTCTAATGACTGAGAAGGGAACATTTGTAATCAACGGAGCCGAGCGAGTTGTAGTCAGTCAGCTTGCCAGGTCAGCTGGGGTCTACTTTAGAGACACGTTGGATTTCAGCGGCCGCGTTCTCTATTTCGCTTCAATAATCCCAAATGAAGGCGCATGGGTTGATATCGAGACAGACCCGAATGATGTAATTACCGTGCGCATTACTCAAACTCGCAAGTTTCCAATTACCACTCTCCTTCGCGCATTGAACATGTTCCCAGTAGCACGCCCAACAACGGAAATGGTTCCGCCGGAGGAAGCTGAGGGACGCAAACTTGTTAAACAGCTTGTTGACGTAGCTACTGGTGAGTTGTTGGCTGACGAAGGTACAATTATAGATGCTGAAATTATGCAAAAAATTAAGTCGGCCATACTGCCCTCGGAAGGAATAGCGGTGGAGAAGCAATCGGTGCCATGCGATAGCACACGCGATATTGTGGACCTCTTCTCAGAACGAGAGGTAATACAAAACCCAACGAGGGACCAACTTGTTGGTCTGCGTGTTGCAGAGGAAGTGGTAGATCCCAAAACTGGAAAACTGATTCTTGAAGCGTATGGGAAGATAGAGAAAGAAGTTGCTCGAAAGATTGAAAATTTGAAACTGCCAGAAATCGCTGTGCTTAGGGTCAATCGCTATATAGAGAGCACGCTTAGCCAGGATCCGACTCGAAACAAAGAAGAGGCATTACTGGATATATATAAGAAGATTAGGCCTGGTGACCCAGCGACAATCGAGAGCGCAAGAAGTCTTCTCAATTCCATATTCTTTGACACCAGACGATATGACCTAGCTAAAGTGGGACGCTATAAGCTAAATCGCAAACTAGGACTAAGATTGCCACTAAGCTGCCGTACTATCACAAAAGATGACCTAATAAGCATAATCCAGTACATAATAGGTTTAAGCCAAGGTGTAGGTTCAACAGACGACATTGACCATCTAGAGAATAAACGTGTTCGTTCTGTCGGCGAGCTCTTGCAAACCCAGCTTCGAATGGGTTTTCTCAGGATGGAGAAAGTTGCAAAGGAACGCATGACAAGCTTGGAAGCAGAAAATATTATCCCGCAGGTCGTGCTATCTGTGAAACCAATCTCAGCAAGCATAAAAAGCTTTTTTGGAAGCAGCCAACTTTCACAATTCATGGACCAAACAAACCCGCTGGCCGAACTTACTCACAAGCGGCGCCTTAGCGCTCTTGGGCCTGGCGGGTTAAGTAGACAAAGTGCAAAACTTGAAGTCAGAGACGTTCATCACTCGCACTACGGCCGAATTTGCCCTATCGAGACGCCAGAAGGTCCGAATATTGGTCTAATTGGCTCGCTCGCAATTCACGCAAAAATAAATGAGTTCGGTTTCATCCGCACGCCATATCGGAAAGTTGTGGATGGTAGAGTTACCGATGAAATACACTACCTTACAGCAGACGAGGAAAGCCATTATCATATCGCTCCTGCAAATACCCCGGTAGACGAGGAAGGCAGGATAAGCGTGCCGCACCTAACCGTACGCTATGAGAGTAGCTATCCTTCGGTGCCGGCTAAGGCAGTGGATTACATGGACGTGTCGCCGATGCAAGTGTTCAGCGTTGCTACCGCCATGATCCCATTCCTCGAAAATGACGATGCGAACCGGGCGCTCATGGGTTCAAACATGCAGAGACAGGCCGTGCCTTTGTTGAGGAGCAACGCGCCACTTGTAAAGACTGGTGTTGAGCGCCGAGCGGCACTGGACTCCGGTGCGGTTGTGGTCGCCAAGCGGCCTGGTATCGTAAAGCGAGTGACAGCAGAGCAAATCAGTATTCAACTACGCGACGGAAGCATTGACGATTATAATCTAATCAATATGCTTCGGTCTAACCAAGCTACTTGCATTACCCAGAAGCCAATTGTAAAGCCAGGTCAGCGAGTGCGTGAGGGCGACGTTATAGCTGATGGACCTTGTACTGATAACGGTGAACTAGCGTTAGGTCAGAATGTCTTAGTTGCATTCCTTCCGTGGGGAGGTTACAACTATGAGGATGCAATCCTAGTGAGTTCACGCCTTGTGAAGGATGACACGTATACCTCTATTCATATTGAGAAATATGAAATCGAGGCTAGAGATACCAAGCTGGGCCCTGAGGAAATCACCCGCGATATCCCAAACGTGGGCGAAGACATGCTCAAAGACCTGGATGAGAACGGCATCGTACGAATTGGCGCCGAAGTCAGGGCTGAGGATATCCTTGTAGGCAAAGTAGCGCCCAAAGGCCAAGGAGAGCTAACGGCAGAGGAGCGGCTGATAATCGCAATCTTTGGCAAAAAGGCTGAAGAAACAAGAGATGTATCACTCCGCGTGCCACACGGGGAAAAGGGGAAAGTTATTGACACCAAAGTTTTCTCCCGATTCAAGTACAGATGTACAAGGTGCCAGACGGTCTTCAATTTCAGTAAGCGCGCGGACCGCACGGTGTGCGACAGGTGCGACGGTGAGCTAGAAAGACTGCCAGGAGATGAGTTGATGCCAGGCGTCAACCAACTAGTTCGCGTCTATGTCGCTCAAAAGAGAAAAATAATGGAAGGAGACAAGCTTGCCGGCCGCCATGGAAATAAAGGAGTTATATCTAAAATAGTCCCAGAGGAAGACATGCCGTTCTTGCCCGATGGTACCCCAGTTGATATGGTTTTAAATCCATTGGGCGTACCGTCGCGTATGAATATTGGTCAGATTCTCGAAACTCACCTAGGAATGGTAGCTGCTAACACAAATGGCTCGTATATCAATCCCATTTTTCAGGGTGCCAGCGAGGCCGAGATTCTTGCAGAGCTAAAGAAATACGCTGAAAAAGCTCGGCAAACTATCCTGGCGGATTATGTAAAAACGGAACTCCGCTTCGATGTCGAGGTAACCCCTGAGGATACCATGGACACAGTGCTTGCGAAGATTCGTGACAGTCTTGCCGAGCTTTCGGCTAAGGAGTTGGAAGACATTGCTCGTTATGTATGTGCGCCACCTGTTATCGATAACGAAATATATGAGGCTGAAAAGGCAAAGATAGAAAAGGCCGCAGAAACCGGTGGAGAACCAACATTGGTGCCAGCTCCCGAGGATTATGACCTGAATCAAATTGTTGAGCGGATTAAGAAAATAGTATGGGAGCGAAAGGGCTTCGACGAGAACACAGGAAAGACATGGCTTATTGATGGTTTGAGCGGTGAGCGCTACAAACAGCCGGTAACTGTGGGGTATATGCATATGATGAAGCTGGCACACCTAGTTGACGACAAGATTCATGCTCGTTCGACTGGACCATACTCGCTAGTAACACAACAGCCGCTCGGCGGAAAGGCTCAGTTCGGCGGCCAGCGATTTGGCGAGATGGAAGTATGGGCTCTTGAAGCTTATGGTGCGGCTTACACGCTTCAAGAGATTCTTACTATCAAGTCAGATGACGTTCTAGGGCGCGTTAAAACTTACGAATCTATTGTAAAGGGCGAAAGCATTCTCGAGCCCGGCGTTCCTGAGTCATTTAAGATACTTATCAACGAACTTCAGAGCCTTGGCCTCAAGGTTACTGTAGAGGATGATAGGTCTAGGGAGATAGACCTCAAAGACCGCGAAGAAGAATCTACCGAAACGCGCCGCGGGTTAATGCGGCCCCGAGCGCCTTTAATGACTCCTAGCAGCGAGTTTGAGGAGGGCAAATAATGACGGATGTAAGCACATTCGATAAGATAAGGATAGCAATCGCTTCACCAGACGAAATACGTGCCTGGTCATGTGGCGAGGTCAAAAAACCAGAGACGATAAACTACCGCACTTTTAAGCCAGAGCGAGACGGCTTATTCTGCGAGCGAATATTTGGACCAGTAAAAGACTGGGAATGCCATTGTGGTCGTTATAAAAAGGTTAAATTCAAGGGTATAGTTTGTGACCGCTGTGGCGTAGAGGTCACTAGGTCAAAAGTAAGGCGCGAACGCATGGGTCATATCGAACTAGCGGCGCCCGTCTGCCATATTTGGTATCTCAAGGGAGTGCCAAGTCCCCTAAGCTTAATCCTCGATATTTCGACTAAGCCGCTTGAAAAAGTCATTTATTTCGCATCTTACATTGTCACACATGTAGACCGAGCACTTATCAATAGCGAGCTAGATGAGATTAGAGCGGCTGTGAGTGCCGAAATCGAGTCTATTAAAGAGGCTAAAGATGAAGCCATAGCTTCTATTCGCCGGTCTGCTGCAAAAGAAATGAAAGCAGCAGGCGAGGAGGAAGAAGGAGACGGCGAACTTAGCCAGAAGGAAATCGCAAGTCAAATTAGGATCGAAGAAGAAGATGCTGCCGCTCGGATTGACGAGCTCATGCAATCTTTGAAACTCCTCGAGACGATTGAAAAGCGGCAACTCATAACCGAAGATCAATACCGTTCTCTTGAGCGCTTGCTATCGATGGTCAGCGCCAGAACGGGAAAAGATTTGACAGGTGTCGTAAAGGCTGGCTTGGGTGCTGCAGCGATTAAGGAACTCCTTCGAGAGATTGATTTGGAGCAGCTGGCGCGCGAGCTAAGACAAGAGATAAAGAATACACAAGGCCCGAAGCGGGCTCGTGCAATTAAAAGGCTCGAGGTTGTGGAGGCTTTTATTAGCTCGAAGACTAGGCCAGAATGGATGATCCTAGAGGTGATTCCTGTTATATCGCCGGAGCTCCGTCCAATGGTTCAGCTCGACGGCGGGCGGTTTGCTACGTCTGACTTGAATGACCTTTATCGGAGAATAATCAATAGAAACAACAGGCTAAAGAAAATCATCGAAATTCGCGCTCCGGAGTCTATTATCAATCACGAGAAGCGTTTGCTTCAGGAAGCGGTGGATGCTTTGATAGACAACGGTCGGCGTTCACGGCCGGTCGTGGGTTCAAACAATAGGCCGCTAAAATCGCTCTCGGATATGCTGAAAGGCAAGGAAGGGCGGTTCCGCAAAAACTTGCTTGGCAAACGCGTTGACTATTCTGGTAGGTCAGTCATCGTAGTTGGTCCCCATCTAAAGCTGCACCAATGCGGTCTTCCAAAAGAAATGGCGTTAGAGCTATTCAAGCCCTTCGTCATGAAGACGCTGGTTGAGAAACAATATACTTCGAATATTAAAACAGCAAAGCGAATGATAGACAGAATGAAACCCGAGGTATGGGATGCCCTTGAAGAAGTCATTCGCGAACATCCAGTTCTTCTTAACCGAGCTCCAACCCTCCACAGACTTGGGATACAAGCATTCGAGCCTGTGTTGGTAGATGGAAAGGCTATTCAGATACATCCATTAGTTTGCCATGGATTCAACGCAGACTTTGATGGCGACCAAATGGCAGTGCATGTGCCGCTTTCAGCTACTGCGCAAGCTGAGGCGCGGATACTCATGCTTTCAAGCCATAACCTTTTCCTTCCGGCTGATGGGCATCCTGTTGTTGCACCAATTCAGGATATCGTACTTGGGTGTTACTACCTAACCCAAATGGCGGATGGAGAGCCACCTGAAGAGGTATTTAACGTAGATGAAGCCATTTTGGCTTGCGAGCTAGGTCACCTTGATTTGCATGCGCCAATCAAAGTACGAGTCAAAGATGAGAATGGCGATTCGAGCATTCGCGTAACAACAGCCGGCAGGCTTATTTTAAACAAAATTCTGCCCGAAAAACTGCACAACTTTGATAAGGTGCTAAATAAGAAAGCAGTTGAGAACCTAGTAGCCGAATGCCACAAGCACTACGGTTCCGATAGAACTATTCAGCTACTTGACGATCTAA
It includes:
- the rplJ gene encoding 50S ribosomal protein L10; amino-acid sequence: MLPKEEKVEAVRRLEEDIRSSSGLLLTDYRGLNVSDITDLRRKLREAGAEYKVVKNTLFKRAVAQAQTSGINLDELLEGPTAVAFVHNDPITVAKVLTDFMKEHKTLAIKGGYIEGQVYGAAQIEQLSKIPAKPVLYAQLLGSMQSPIVNLVGTLQGVISNLVYTLQAVADKKAA
- the rplL gene encoding 50S ribosomal protein L7/L12, encoding MANKVEEIIESIDNLTVLELNELVKALQEKYGVSAAAPVAAVAMPAGGVAPAAAEAAPAEEEKSTFDVVLTSAGEKKIQVIKAVREVTDLGLKEAKDLVESAPQTVRTGVPKEEALKIKAKLEEQGATVELK
- the rpoB gene encoding DNA-directed RNA polymerase subunit beta; protein product: MRSNQYSFNRTPAILKEIDIPDLVEVQRNSYEWFLREGLRELFESFSPIYDFTGNISLELLDYTLGEPKYSIEECRDRDMTYEAPIKAKVRLTGAAKEVIESEVYLGDLPLMTEKGTFVINGAERVVVSQLARSAGVYFRDTLDFSGRVLYFASIIPNEGAWVDIETDPNDVITVRITQTRKFPITTLLRALNMFPVARPTTEMVPPEEAEGRKLVKQLVDVATGELLADEGTIIDAEIMQKIKSAILPSEGIAVEKQSVPCDSTRDIVDLFSEREVIQNPTRDQLVGLRVAEEVVDPKTGKLILEAYGKIEKEVARKIENLKLPEIAVLRVNRYIESTLSQDPTRNKEEALLDIYKKIRPGDPATIESARSLLNSIFFDTRRYDLAKVGRYKLNRKLGLRLPLSCRTITKDDLISIIQYIIGLSQGVGSTDDIDHLENKRVRSVGELLQTQLRMGFLRMEKVAKERMTSLEAENIIPQVVLSVKPISASIKSFFGSSQLSQFMDQTNPLAELTHKRRLSALGPGGLSRQSAKLEVRDVHHSHYGRICPIETPEGPNIGLIGSLAIHAKINEFGFIRTPYRKVVDGRVTDEIHYLTADEESHYHIAPANTPVDEEGRISVPHLTVRYESSYPSVPAKAVDYMDVSPMQVFSVATAMIPFLENDDANRALMGSNMQRQAVPLLRSNAPLVKTGVERRAALDSGAVVVAKRPGIVKRVTAEQISIQLRDGSIDDYNLINMLRSNQATCITQKPIVKPGQRVREGDVIADGPCTDNGELALGQNVLVAFLPWGGYNYEDAILVSSRLVKDDTYTSIHIEKYEIEARDTKLGPEEITRDIPNVGEDMLKDLDENGIVRIGAEVRAEDILVGKVAPKGQGELTAEERLIIAIFGKKAEETRDVSLRVPHGEKGKVIDTKVFSRFKYRCTRCQTVFNFSKRADRTVCDRCDGELERLPGDELMPGVNQLVRVYVAQKRKIMEGDKLAGRHGNKGVISKIVPEEDMPFLPDGTPVDMVLNPLGVPSRMNIGQILETHLGMVAANTNGSYINPIFQGASEAEILAELKKYAEKARQTILADYVKTELRFDVEVTPEDTMDTVLAKIRDSLAELSAKELEDIARYVCAPPVIDNEIYEAEKAKIEKAAETGGEPTLVPAPEDYDLNQIVERIKKIVWERKGFDENTGKTWLIDGLSGERYKQPVTVGYMHMMKLAHLVDDKIHARSTGPYSLVTQQPLGGKAQFGGQRFGEMEVWALEAYGAAYTLQEILTIKSDDVLGRVKTYESIVKGESILEPGVPESFKILINELQSLGLKVTVEDDRSREIDLKDREEESTETRRGLMRPRAPLMTPSSEFEEGK